The Rhodocytophaga rosea genome has a segment encoding these proteins:
- a CDS encoding Ig-like domain-containing protein produces MDCLCGKMVLNRNIQIRFFLAQSLIFYFLLSSCSSNSDQPSSISIRWEQDKATGLHVPLSLLAHTSKDSINKLLHVHVDSEKAQPAILGEWSNMDETLLFEPLIPFTRGLTYEVRLGEQSLEKIQIPSTEAADAPMVVSVYPTSDTLPHNLLKMYVQFSQPMQEGQALKYIQLIKNETDTVRSVFLDLQPELWNTDRTLLTLWLDPGRVKRDLQPNKTMGEPLQKDARYQLFIQPDWQDVNGAALQQKYRKDFVVMQRDSLSPDITKWAIQVPKAGSTAPVEVEFQESLDYALLNHAVHIIDQNGNLVEGKVDVSSNETILNFTPAFPWKTGTYQLECEARLEDIAGNNLNRVFDRDINLVKSDSSKEVFTRTFQIQ; encoded by the coding sequence ATGGACTGCCTCTGCGGAAAGATGGTTTTAAATAGAAACATACAGATCAGGTTCTTTTTAGCGCAGAGCCTGATCTTTTATTTTTTACTCAGTAGTTGTTCCAGCAATAGTGATCAGCCCTCCTCTATCTCCATTCGGTGGGAGCAAGACAAAGCTACCGGTTTGCATGTTCCGCTGAGTTTGCTAGCCCATACATCTAAAGATTCAATTAATAAGTTGTTGCACGTTCATGTAGATAGCGAAAAAGCCCAGCCTGCCATACTTGGCGAATGGAGTAATATGGATGAAACCCTCTTGTTTGAACCATTGATTCCGTTCACCCGTGGTTTAACGTATGAAGTCCGCTTAGGAGAGCAATCACTGGAAAAAATTCAAATTCCTTCAACTGAGGCCGCCGATGCGCCTATGGTTGTATCGGTATATCCTACTTCAGATACATTGCCGCACAACTTGCTGAAGATGTATGTGCAGTTTTCACAACCCATGCAGGAAGGCCAGGCATTAAAGTATATACAATTAATCAAGAATGAGACGGATACGGTTCGATCAGTATTTTTGGATTTGCAACCTGAATTATGGAATACCGACCGGACCTTGCTTACCCTCTGGCTTGATCCAGGTAGAGTTAAACGCGATCTTCAGCCTAATAAAACGATGGGTGAGCCGCTGCAAAAAGACGCTCGTTATCAATTATTCATCCAGCCAGACTGGCAAGACGTGAATGGTGCTGCTTTACAACAAAAGTATCGTAAAGATTTTGTGGTCATGCAACGGGATAGCTTGTCTCCGGATATTACAAAGTGGGCTATACAGGTACCTAAAGCCGGGAGTACAGCACCGGTAGAAGTGGAATTTCAGGAATCTCTGGATTATGCATTACTCAATCATGCAGTACATATTATAGATCAGAATGGCAATCTGGTTGAAGGTAAAGTAGATGTAAGCAGCAATGAAACTATATTAAATTTTACTCCTGCTTTCCCCTGGAAAACTGGCACATACCAACTGGAATGCGAAGCCAGGCTGGAAGATATAGCCGGAAATAACCTGAACCGTGTGTTCGACAGGGATATTAATCTGGTAAAGTCAGATTCTTCTAAAGAAGTTTTTACAAGAACATTTCAAATTCAATAA